A window of Tautonia plasticadhaerens contains these coding sequences:
- a CDS encoding GDSL-type esterase/lipase family protein, with amino-acid sequence MTSPRRAPFVAACLLVGSALAGGTGRATARGDEPGWREAMAKVHDRFTGTPGTFAHFGDSITVSLAFWSPLPHERRNASPELERAYRLVEDRMRPECWRDWKGPEFGNEGGRAVGWAEENVDAWLQTLNPEVALLMFGTNDLGQLRPVDYARGLRSVVRRCLDNGTVVLLSTIPPRHGLAAEAAAFSEGAREVARDLSVPLVDYHAEILRRRPDDWDGASEAFRQYEGYDVPTPLARDGVHPSAPDRFRGDYSEEALRNHGYNLRNAVVLIAYAGVLEALAAPRQADAPADEAAQRPWFPQAPPLPPPAGEVIRVSDVAGLHEAARRVTPGGTILLADGVYPVTETVVVATDGVTLRGASGSRRRVVLDGGGTLGELLTLRSCSDVTIADLTVRNVRWNGIKLDTDTGVQRATIRNCILRNIWQRAIKGVKVPEDGREATRPRGCVIEYCLFVNDRAKRFEDDPADTPQTFDGNYVGGIDVMYPSDWAIRDNVFLGIRGRTGSGRGAIFLWHDARDCVVERNVIVDCDSGICLGNSHKPDDVEVHCTGVVVRNNMLCRVPENGILADDTRDCSILHNTVHDPRSRLGRLIRVVHGNDRLRVVNNLLSGPPPRVESGSAITMRGNLIGEFTASFVAPGEGNLRLTAAATDAIDGASPVPEVTADIDRNPRDEAPDVGAHEYTGP; translated from the coding sequence TCGCGTTCTGGTCCCCCCTGCCGCACGAGCGCCGGAATGCTTCGCCCGAATTGGAGCGGGCCTACCGGCTCGTCGAGGACCGGATGCGTCCCGAGTGCTGGCGGGACTGGAAGGGGCCGGAGTTCGGCAACGAGGGTGGGAGGGCGGTCGGCTGGGCCGAGGAGAACGTGGATGCCTGGCTCCAGACGCTCAACCCCGAGGTGGCGCTGCTCATGTTCGGCACGAACGACCTTGGCCAGCTCCGCCCGGTAGACTACGCGCGTGGGCTCCGGTCCGTCGTCCGGCGCTGCCTCGACAACGGGACGGTCGTGCTCCTGAGCACGATCCCGCCCCGTCACGGCCTCGCGGCCGAGGCTGCGGCCTTCTCCGAGGGCGCCCGAGAGGTGGCCCGGGATCTGTCCGTCCCGCTCGTCGACTACCACGCCGAGATCCTCCGGCGACGCCCCGACGACTGGGACGGGGCCTCCGAGGCGTTCCGGCAGTACGAGGGCTACGACGTGCCGACGCCGCTGGCACGAGACGGCGTCCACCCCAGCGCCCCGGATCGATTCCGCGGCGACTACTCCGAGGAGGCGTTGCGCAATCATGGCTACAACCTGCGGAACGCCGTCGTGCTCATAGCCTATGCCGGGGTCCTCGAGGCGCTTGCCGCGCCGCGGCAGGCCGACGCGCCGGCGGACGAGGCCGCCCAACGTCCGTGGTTCCCCCAGGCGCCTCCGCTGCCGCCCCCGGCGGGCGAGGTGATCCGCGTCTCGGATGTCGCAGGGCTCCACGAGGCCGCCCGTCGCGTGACGCCGGGCGGCACGATCCTGCTCGCCGACGGCGTCTACCCCGTGACCGAGACCGTGGTCGTCGCCACCGACGGCGTGACCCTGCGCGGCGCATCCGGCAGTCGGCGGCGCGTGGTGCTCGACGGCGGCGGTACGCTCGGAGAGCTGCTCACGCTCCGATCCTGCTCCGACGTGACCATCGCCGACCTGACCGTCCGCAACGTCCGCTGGAACGGGATCAAGCTCGACACCGACACCGGGGTGCAGCGGGCGACCATCCGGAACTGCATCCTCCGGAACATCTGGCAGCGCGCCATCAAGGGGGTGAAGGTCCCCGAGGACGGCCGGGAGGCGACCCGGCCGCGCGGCTGCGTGATCGAGTATTGCCTGTTCGTGAACGACCGTGCCAAGCGGTTCGAGGACGACCCGGCCGACACGCCGCAGACCTTCGATGGGAACTACGTCGGCGGGATCGACGTGATGTACCCGAGCGACTGGGCGATCCGCGACAACGTCTTCCTCGGAATCCGGGGCCGCACCGGGAGCGGCCGGGGGGCGATCTTCCTCTGGCACGACGCCCGCGACTGCGTCGTCGAGCGGAACGTGATCGTGGACTGCGACTCGGGCATCTGCCTGGGCAACTCGCACAAGCCGGACGACGTCGAAGTCCACTGCACCGGCGTGGTCGTGCGGAACAACATGCTCTGCCGCGTGCCCGAGAACGGCATCCTGGCGGACGACACGCGCGATTGCTCGATCCTCCACAACACGGTCCACGACCCCCGCAGCCGCCTCGGCCGGCTGATCCGCGTGGTCCACGGCAACGACCGCCTCCGGGTCGTCAACAACCTGCTCAGCGGGCCCCCGCCTCGCGTCGAATCCGGGAGTGCGATCACGATGAGGGGAAACCTGATCGGGGAGTTCACCGCCTCCTTCGTCGCCCCGGGGGAGGGGAACCTACGGCTGACCGCCGCGGCCACCGACGCCATCGACGGGGCCTCCCCCGTGCCCGAGGTGACCGCGGACATCGATCGGAACCCGCGCGACGAGGCCCCGGACGTCGGCGCCCACGAATACACCGGCCCTTGA
- a CDS encoding carbon-nitrogen hydrolase family protein, whose product MGRPSIARCFVAAAALLAATPGALPARPGDGGDGVRFREGFDDDRLPDGGWYDGREFVIAGEEARSGDGCIAYHWEPGTTTPEGSPALRRLFEPTEAVYVRFFLKLSEGWGWSGRPYHPHLIQLLTTENGKYQGPAASRLTVYVEPQEGRLRLAAQDIENRDAPHGPTQGPLRGGVNGSFFDSEETLFTDDAWHCVEAQFRLNTLDLERDRPNADGVVRAWFDGELVVDRSDVVLRSTDFPGMEFNQILLAPYFGPGLLPHEQTLRIDELVVGTRRPEDDPAADRSRNGRASMRVAAAQPGNRTIDFHLEPAEVLARVDRSLSELERLVHEAGDAGCDALAFPEDTLGLLNWEAAHPEALDAVLPEAVSRMLDRLGRAAAGHRMYLVLCSDAIDQDGRTYNTAFLLGRDGDEIGRYRKVNLPLTEQSRARGDEFPVFPTPDLGAVGMLICYDMIFPEAARCLALQGADVVVHPTLGGAAFGDDDISLAAFRTRAAENFVYLVVAMRGQGSMVISPRGRVLATAEGADALAIADIDPWGGREGGDAFNTQADLRGRLFRERVPGAYGLLTEPEPPVLAKVPSNVTAEEAIRIMATVLTTGEERFNRANELARSGDTEEAIRLFERLCEDCPTSWIERAARARIESLRPPAPVGTHEDP is encoded by the coding sequence ATGGGACGTCCGTCGATCGCGCGGTGCTTCGTGGCGGCGGCCGCCCTGCTGGCCGCGACCCCCGGGGCCCTGCCCGCCCGGCCGGGCGACGGGGGGGACGGCGTGCGCTTCCGCGAGGGCTTCGATGACGACCGCCTGCCCGATGGCGGCTGGTACGACGGCCGGGAGTTCGTCATCGCCGGGGAGGAGGCCCGGTCGGGCGACGGCTGCATCGCTTACCACTGGGAGCCGGGCACGACGACGCCCGAGGGCTCACCCGCCCTGCGGCGCCTCTTCGAGCCGACGGAGGCCGTCTACGTGCGGTTCTTCCTCAAGCTCTCGGAGGGCTGGGGCTGGTCCGGGCGGCCCTACCACCCCCACCTGATCCAGCTCCTGACGACCGAGAACGGGAAATACCAAGGCCCGGCCGCGAGCCGCCTGACGGTCTACGTCGAGCCGCAGGAGGGCCGGCTCCGCCTCGCGGCCCAGGACATCGAGAACCGGGACGCGCCCCACGGCCCGACCCAGGGCCCGCTCCGCGGGGGCGTCAACGGATCGTTCTTCGACAGCGAGGAGACACTCTTCACCGACGACGCCTGGCACTGCGTCGAGGCGCAGTTCCGCCTGAACACCCTCGACCTCGAGCGGGATCGACCCAACGCGGACGGCGTCGTCCGCGCCTGGTTTGACGGGGAGCTCGTCGTCGATCGCTCCGACGTCGTCCTCCGCTCGACCGACTTCCCGGGGATGGAATTCAACCAGATCCTGCTGGCGCCCTACTTCGGCCCCGGCCTGCTGCCGCACGAGCAGACGCTCCGGATCGACGAGCTGGTCGTCGGGACGAGGCGCCCGGAGGACGACCCGGCCGCGGATCGGTCCCGAAACGGCCGCGCGTCGATGCGCGTGGCCGCAGCCCAGCCGGGGAACCGGACGATCGACTTCCACCTAGAGCCCGCGGAGGTCCTCGCCCGGGTCGATCGCTCGCTCTCGGAGCTGGAGCGGCTCGTCCACGAGGCCGGGGACGCCGGCTGCGACGCCCTGGCCTTCCCCGAGGACACCCTGGGGCTGCTCAACTGGGAGGCGGCACACCCTGAGGCCCTCGATGCCGTCCTCCCCGAAGCGGTGAGCCGCATGCTCGACCGGCTCGGCCGGGCGGCGGCGGGGCACCGCATGTACCTGGTCCTCTGCAGCGACGCCATCGACCAGGACGGCCGCACGTACAACACCGCGTTCCTGCTCGGCCGCGACGGGGACGAGATCGGCCGCTACCGCAAGGTCAACCTGCCGCTGACCGAGCAGTCCCGCGCGCGGGGCGACGAGTTCCCGGTCTTCCCCACGCCGGACCTGGGGGCGGTCGGCATGCTGATCTGCTACGACATGATCTTCCCCGAGGCGGCGCGCTGCCTGGCGCTGCAGGGGGCCGACGTCGTGGTCCACCCGACGCTCGGCGGGGCCGCCTTCGGCGACGACGACATCAGCCTGGCCGCCTTCCGCACGCGGGCCGCCGAGAACTTCGTCTACCTGGTCGTGGCGATGCGAGGCCAGGGCAGCATGGTCATCTCGCCGCGGGGCAGGGTCCTCGCCACCGCCGAGGGGGCCGACGCGCTGGCGATCGCCGACATCGACCCGTGGGGCGGGCGTGAGGGCGGGGACGCCTTCAACACCCAGGCCGACCTGCGCGGTCGCCTGTTCCGCGAGCGGGTCCCCGGCGCCTACGGCCTCCTGACCGAGCCCGAGCCGCCGGTGCTCGCGAAGGTGCCGTCGAACGTGACCGCGGAGGAGGCCATCCGGATCATGGCCACCGTGCTCACCACCGGCGAGGAGCGGTTCAACCGGGCGAACGAGCTCGCCCGTTCGGGCGACACGGAGGAGGCGATCCGGCTTTTCGAGCGCCTCTGCGAAGATTGCCCCACGTCCTGGATCGAGCGGGCCGCGCGGGCGAGGATCGAATCGCTCCGCCCGCCTGCCCCGGTCGGGACGCACGAGGACCCCTGA
- a CDS encoding cupin domain-containing protein — protein sequence MSRDDDRAPRPHVAEFAAIPAVRCPCGWARRAFGDVPGAPASLHRVEIEDDARAHYHRDHTEIYYVLECGPGAAVELDGESVAVHPGVSVLIPPGVRHRAVGRMTILNVVVPPFDPGDEWSD from the coding sequence ATGAGCCGGGACGACGACCGGGCGCCTCGCCCGCATGTGGCCGAGTTCGCCGCGATCCCCGCGGTCCGCTGCCCGTGCGGCTGGGCCCGGAGGGCCTTCGGCGACGTGCCCGGCGCCCCGGCCAGCCTGCACCGCGTGGAGATCGAGGACGACGCCCGCGCCCACTACCACCGCGACCACACCGAGATTTATTACGTCCTGGAGTGCGGTCCGGGGGCCGCGGTGGAGCTGGACGGCGAGTCGGTGGCGGTGCACCCGGGCGTCTCGGTGCTGATCCCGCCCGGGGTCCGGCACCGGGCCGTCGGACGCATGACCATCCTCAACGTCGTGGTCCCCCCCTTCGACCCGGGCGACGAGTGGTCCGACTGA
- a CDS encoding FG-GAP repeat domain-containing protein, with product MDDRSEERRHGVAFSQPHAMAMADIDGDGLTDLVTGKRRWAHGPTGDEEPGADPVVYWFRPSRGPGSSVRDEPHLIDDASGVGVQIAATDLDGDGTPDVLTASKLGTFLSLNHRAGR from the coding sequence ATGGACGACCGCTCCGAGGAACGCCGCCATGGGGTGGCGTTCTCCCAGCCGCACGCCATGGCGATGGCGGACATCGACGGCGACGGCCTGACCGACCTCGTGACCGGTAAGCGCCGCTGGGCGCACGGCCCGACCGGTGACGAGGAGCCAGGGGCCGATCCGGTGGTCTACTGGTTCCGGCCCTCCCGAGGGCCCGGCAGCTCGGTGCGAGACGAGCCCCACCTCATCGACGACGCCTCCGGGGTCGGCGTGCAGATCGCGGCGACCGACCTCGACGGCGACGGGACGCCCGATGTCCTTACCGCCTCCAAGCTGGGCACGTTCCTGTCCCTCAACCACCGGGCGGGGCGATGA
- a CDS encoding protein adenylyltransferase SelO: MASVADERGLGWRFDNSYARLPEDFFVPATPAAVREPRVSILNDRLADELGLDLGAITTEAAAALFAGQDPPAGSRPIAQAYAGHQFGHLTMLGDGRAILLGEHRTPDGRLVDIQFKGTGRTRFSRGGDGRAALGPMLREYLISEAMAALGIPTTRSLAVVTTGEPVYRETARHGAVLTRVAASHLRVGTFQYAAALEDEPALRALADYAVDRHYPELADASRKYLEFFRAVADRQASLVARWQLAGFVHGVMNTDNMAISGETIDYGPCAFMNAYDPGTVFSSIDLHGRYAYGNQPKIARWNLARFAEALLPLLDPDPEEAVAVATEVLDDFAVRFEENWLAGMRKKLGLRTDEAGDAELVQSLLGWMQGSRADFTNTFRDLSDGTPAGDRYQDPGFQAWYARWQERLCREGRSLASTNAVMRAVNPAVIPRNPRVEEALSAAEDRDDMAPLHRLLTALASPYEARAELAEYREPPADECGYRTFCGT, from the coding sequence ATGGCATCGGTTGCAGACGAACGAGGACTGGGCTGGAGGTTCGACAACTCCTACGCGAGGCTGCCGGAGGACTTCTTCGTCCCGGCCACCCCCGCCGCGGTGCGGGAGCCTCGGGTGTCGATCCTCAACGACCGCCTGGCGGACGAACTCGGCCTCGACCTCGGGGCGATCACGACGGAGGCCGCCGCGGCCCTGTTCGCGGGCCAGGACCCGCCGGCCGGGAGCCGGCCGATCGCCCAGGCCTACGCCGGGCACCAGTTCGGCCACCTCACCATGCTCGGCGACGGCCGCGCCATTTTGCTGGGCGAGCACCGCACGCCCGACGGCCGGCTCGTCGACATCCAGTTCAAGGGGACGGGGCGGACGCGGTTCTCCCGCGGCGGGGACGGGCGGGCGGCGCTCGGGCCAATGCTGCGCGAGTACCTCATCAGCGAGGCCATGGCCGCCCTCGGCATCCCCACCACTCGGAGCCTCGCGGTCGTCACCACCGGCGAGCCGGTCTACCGGGAGACGGCCCGGCACGGGGCGGTCCTGACCCGCGTGGCCGCCAGCCACCTCCGCGTCGGGACCTTCCAGTACGCGGCGGCCCTCGAGGATGAGCCCGCCCTGCGGGCGCTGGCGGACTACGCGGTCGATCGCCATTATCCGGAGCTCGCCGACGCCTCGAGGAAGTACCTGGAGTTCTTCCGGGCGGTCGCGGACCGCCAGGCCTCACTGGTCGCCCGATGGCAGCTCGCCGGGTTCGTCCACGGGGTGATGAACACCGACAACATGGCGATCTCCGGAGAGACGATCGACTACGGGCCCTGCGCGTTCATGAACGCCTACGACCCGGGCACGGTGTTCAGCTCGATCGACCTCCATGGCCGGTACGCCTACGGCAACCAGCCGAAGATCGCCCGGTGGAACCTGGCCCGGTTCGCCGAGGCCCTGCTGCCGCTGCTCGACCCCGACCCGGAGGAGGCGGTCGCGGTCGCCACGGAGGTGCTGGACGACTTCGCTGTCCGGTTCGAGGAGAATTGGCTGGCCGGGATGCGCAAGAAGCTGGGGCTCCGGACGGACGAGGCGGGTGACGCCGAGCTGGTCCAATCGCTGCTCGGCTGGATGCAGGGATCCCGGGCCGACTTCACCAACACGTTCCGCGACCTGTCCGACGGGACTCCGGCCGGCGACCGGTACCAGGACCCGGGCTTCCAGGCCTGGTACGCACGGTGGCAGGAGCGGCTCTGCCGTGAAGGCCGATCGCTCGCCTCGACCAATGCCGTGATGCGCGCCGTCAACCCGGCGGTCATCCCTCGGAACCCGCGGGTGGAGGAGGCCCTGTCCGCCGCCGAGGATCGCGACGACATGGCGCCACTGCACCGACTGCTGACGGCGCTGGCGTCGCCGTATGAGGCGAGAGCGGAGCTGGCTGAGTACCGCGAGCCTCCTGCCGACGAGTGCGGCTACCGCACCTTCTGCGGGACGTAG
- a CDS encoding alpha/beta fold hydrolase, whose product MSEAAQHAEVVVNGVALHVAQSGPTDGPPVILLHGFPEPWSCWRHQIGPLADAGFRVLAPDQRGYNTSDKPEGTAAYALDVLAADVIGLIDAGGWRRASLVGHDWGGLVAWWAALRHPDRVDRLAILNAPHPVAFRRHVRTQPSQLLRSWYVLFFQLPRVPEAHFRRGNWRALTRALVATSRPGTFAEEDLDRYRRAWSEPGAITAMIHWYRAAVRHRPVPPADPRVRVPTLLLWGPGDRFLSRGLAPASLALCDAGRLEWVEGATHWLHHEEPEAVNRLLLDFLGAPRHGP is encoded by the coding sequence ATGAGCGAAGCCGCGCAGCATGCCGAGGTGGTCGTGAACGGCGTCGCCCTGCACGTCGCCCAGTCCGGGCCGACGGACGGCCCGCCCGTGATCTTGCTGCACGGCTTCCCCGAGCCGTGGTCCTGCTGGCGGCACCAGATCGGCCCGCTGGCCGACGCGGGGTTCCGCGTCCTGGCCCCCGACCAGCGCGGCTACAACACCTCCGACAAGCCCGAGGGCACCGCCGCCTACGCCCTCGACGTGCTGGCGGCCGACGTCATCGGGCTGATCGACGCGGGAGGCTGGCGGCGGGCGTCGCTGGTGGGCCACGACTGGGGAGGCCTGGTCGCCTGGTGGGCGGCGCTGAGGCACCCGGACCGCGTCGACCGGCTGGCGATCCTCAACGCACCGCACCCGGTGGCCTTCCGCCGTCACGTCCGGACGCAACCGTCCCAGCTCCTGCGGAGCTGGTACGTCCTGTTCTTCCAGCTGCCTCGTGTCCCCGAGGCCCACTTCCGGAGGGGAAACTGGCGGGCGCTGACCCGGGCGCTGGTGGCGACGAGCCGCCCGGGGACGTTCGCCGAGGAGGATCTGGATCGATACCGGCGGGCGTGGTCGGAGCCGGGGGCGATTACCGCGATGATCCACTGGTATCGGGCCGCCGTGCGGCACCGGCCGGTCCCGCCGGCCGACCCGCGCGTCCGCGTGCCGACGCTGCTGCTCTGGGGGCCGGGGGACCGCTTCCTGTCCCGGGGGCTGGCCCCGGCCAGCCTCGCCCTCTGCGACGCGGGGCGGCTGGAATGGGTCGAGGGGGCGACGCACTGGCTGCACCACGAGGAGCCCGAGGCGGTCAATCGCCTGCTGCTCGACTTCCTGGGAGCCCCCCGGCACGGTCCCTGA
- a CDS encoding class I SAM-dependent methyltransferase, with the protein MAEADRIRWDARHREQAGREHGPSPFAVSLDGLLPHRGRALDVAGGTGRHALWLARRGLDVTLADLSGVALEIAAGRADREGLPLRTVTIDLEAGPAPEGPWDLIVCVDFLWRPLLAGLPTALHPGGLLLVAHPTRSNLRRHERPGPRHLLDDGELPGLIRGLEVLHDEEGWTPEGRHEARLVARRPAPEAGR; encoded by the coding sequence ATGGCCGAAGCCGACCGAATCCGCTGGGACGCCCGACACCGCGAGCAGGCCGGCAGGGAGCATGGGCCGTCGCCCTTCGCCGTGTCGCTCGACGGCCTGCTTCCGCACCGGGGACGGGCGCTGGACGTGGCCGGGGGCACCGGCCGCCACGCCCTCTGGCTGGCCCGGCGCGGCCTCGACGTCACCCTGGCCGACCTTTCCGGCGTCGCGTTGGAGATCGCCGCCGGGCGGGCCGACCGGGAAGGCCTTCCGCTCCGGACGGTGACGATCGACCTGGAGGCCGGGCCGGCGCCCGAAGGGCCATGGGACCTGATCGTGTGCGTCGACTTCCTCTGGCGCCCCCTGCTCGCCGGACTCCCGACGGCCTTGCACCCGGGCGGTCTTCTGCTGGTCGCCCACCCGACCCGGTCCAACCTGCGCCGCCACGAACGGCCCGGCCCGAGGCACCTGCTGGACGACGGCGAGCTGCCCGGCCTGATCCGGGGGCTGGAGGTCCTGCACGACGAGGAGGGCTGGACGCCCGAGGGCCGCCACGAGGCGCGGCTCGTCGCCCGGCGACCCGCCCCGGAGGCCGGCCGATGA